AGCTCCAATCGTGCTACCGTTGCAGTTTGCTTTGTACATTAAATTGCCAGCATTCGTCGCACAGGTCCAGATCGATACCTTATCGTTATCAATGTAAACGCTCTGAGGCCCAGTAAACCAGTTGAGTCCCACAAAATCGTTGCAGTTTTTATTAATCAAGAATGGATCGTTGCCACCGTTATTTTTAAGCCTCTGCGCAGCAGCGTTATCAAAGGTTGTATATGTATTACCTGTTTCACTTTGAACTGATATCTCCATATCAAACTCGCTTGGCACTTCAACAACACTCTCTTCCTCGACTCCAGTCATCACCACCTCCCATTCACTGTCATTATCAATGGAAGTTTCAGGCTCGTGCACAGGGCTAGGCACATCGTTTGTCACCGTAGTCTCAGTAAAATCAACTTCTGACGTCGCATTTCCTGATGATTTTGGCAGTTCTACTGATTCAGAAGCACATCCTAAAGCAGCTAATATGCTGGCAAGAACCAACAAAGTAGATCGTAATTCGTTCATCTCATGTTCCCTTAAGTTTTCAAATTTTCAGTCGTGGAGGGAGCCATTGCATGCTAGGTGCCAATCATCAGCACCCCTTTCGATTCAGGGACTTAAGACCTAAGTGCACATTTTTTAAACCTCAGGATGTGACTTTAACGGTCTCTAGTTTTCGTATTTTACAAGAGAAAACAGCGACTCATAGTAGCGATGCTCACATAAATATGATTTTTTAGCTCTGTCCAATGTCCAAACACCTTTTCTCCGTTGGGTCAGTGTGTGAGACACCAAAAAACCTGCTCTAAGTGCCTAAGATAGCACATCTGTTCCCCCACTTTCGGATACAAAAGAACTGTTTTCCACAAAGGATAGGAATGCTATAGGGGAGCCCTGAATCGGAAAGCGAGGAAAGCCATGACCGAAACAACATGCCCATGTGGCAGCGAATTAAACTACTCCCAATGCTGCGGCCCATTCATCGAGGGTCAATCCAAGGCCCCAACTCCCGAAGCCTTGATGCGCTCGCGGTACACCGCCTTCACCTTAGCAAAGAACGATTATTTACAGCTCACTTGGCACCCTGATACACGCCCTGATGAGTTGGATGACGAACCTAGCGATTGGATTGGTCTTGAGATCGTCTCATCAGAAACCAAGGAAGACTCTGGCCAAGTTGAGTTTATCGCGCGATTGATTCACGATGGTAAACTTGAGACCCTGCATGAGATCAGTGAATTTGAGCTTATGGGTGATCAATGGGTCTATGTGGAAGGGGAGTTTGTCAACGATGGCAATCATATCAAAAAGATCGCAAAGAATGAGCCTTGCCCCTGCTTGAGTGGCAAGAAGTTCAAGCGCTGCCATGGGGCTTCTTAGCAACTCCTAGAAAAAGAAAAGGCCACCCTCGGGAGAGGGGGCCTCATACATGGTGCCTCATGGGATGACTAGCTTCACACCAAGAAAACTAGTTACACTTTCTCCAAACCAATGCGTGGTAAGCAGCGAACTGCCCATCCTTAGAGTCGACAGTGATCAATCCAGAATTGCTGCGAGCTTTGCGGTTATTCACGTTGATTGACGTGTTAACATTCAAAGCACGTTTCTTATCACAAGGGGCCCACATCAGAGCATCCACTGGAATCACATCACGGAAGTGGTAGTCTTCATCAGCGAAACCTTTTACAGTATCAGCGCGTGTGATGTTAGCAGCTTCCCCTTGGAAGTAGTAGTTGGCTGACTGACGAGCTTCCACATCGTCATCCAGGAACATATAACCACGATAGTCGAATGTTGCCAGTGCAAACGTCCATCCATCAGGATAGTCAAGATCCATAGTTACTTGACAGTTTTTACGGCTGTCGCGAAGTGAGATTCCAGGGCCAGCTTCGGCGATGAAAGAATCGAAAAGGAGTGTGAACGCCTTTTTATCATCAGAGATGGTGTTAGCGATGGTCCCGATTGGGCAACCTGAGCCATTGTAAGTCATGTCTTTAATGGTAAGGTCTGCTGGAGCCAAAGGAAACTGACCGTCATAGTCAGGTCTGAAAGCCCAATCAGGAATAGATGGCTCAGAAGGGCCATCTACACACCGACGCCAAACGAGGCCGTACTTTTGGGTGAATTCACCATCAATGGAGTCGACTGTAATGAATCCTTCCCCGCCCGCGTTTTCTTCATTGTTCACACGAATTTGAGTCTGCAGATTCAGTGGGCGTCGTGCACCACTACAACCTGGAGACCAAACAACAGAATCGATACCTAGTTCATCACGAAAGTGATAGTCTTCATCAGCGAAGCCTGTGATTTGAGATTGGAACTCAACGCCTTCACTCTCTGATTGGAAGTAATAAGCAGCTTTTGCAGTTGCTTCTACTTGGTCATCTAAGAATACATAGCCGCGATAGTCGAAGCTCACGAGACTATAAGTCCAACCCTCTGGAAAATCGAGATCGATTGTAAGGTTACAGTTACGACGAGAATCGCCAGGAAAGCTACCATCATAGATTTCAGCGAAATACTCGCTAAAAGTCATCGTGAAGGCTTTCTTATCGTCAGAAATATTCTTTTGAATAGTACCAAGCGGACAACCGGTACCTGCAGCGTTGATCGACTTAACTTGCACATACTCAGGAACTTCAGCTTCTGTTGCCATAGATTGATGACTGGCGATCAAAGCCATCATTGCAACTGCCGGTTTTGCAAAATAGATTGCCTTCATGTCTTTTCCTTTCTCCTCAATGGTTTTGTATACCTGCCAGGCATCATGCAGGCCAAATGCCAAAACTGGAGTTTCAAGATCAAGGTGTTCTGTAAGCAAAAAATGGATTCGCTTATTCCCTGTTTTGCTTAAGTTTTGGTGATCTGGGAACGCAAACGACGGGCTTTGAAAGCAAGGAATAGCAAAGGAAAGCAGGAGTGCGGCGAAGGAAAGATACTCTAAGATGAGATCTTAGGGCATCTTTCCGAAGGGTACAAATTACTGAAAGAGTTCAAAAAGTCTACGTGTCATCGGGTCAAGTGAGCCATCAATGATTTTCTGACGAAGCTCATGAACCTGTGGCTGAGCCTCGGCAAAGCATGCAAGACACGCCAGCAGAAGTGATTGTTGAACCGTTGCTCCCTGGCTCTGGAAGCCATGCATCATGGTCTTAAATTTTGGATCAGCGGACTTCGCTTGTTCTTGCTTGGGGCCAAGCCGATTGATTCCAGACTTCACACGTTCGACCGCATCTTTCAAGCCGAGTTGGCTCAATTCAGCAGCTGGGATAGGCTTCCCTATATAATAGTCTTGGGCGCCCCAGTGAACAGGAAACTCAAAGCGCTTCTGTTCATCATTGGTTTCTGGCAAAGCGCCAGCAAAGCGAACAGGAACAATTGGCAGTCCTGTCGACTTAGCAAGATCGATAAAAATCGAACTGACCGCCTTTACAGGGTCATTAGCAACTACACTGCGAGTGCCATCCACATGACAAAGCAAAGACATACTATAATCCTGCTGATCTTTCTTATACTCCTCCAGGCACGAGAAGATCGATAGGTGATGATCTCGTTGGAAGAAGTACATTCCTATGGGAGAAAGACCACCAAAGACCTCGGCTCTGAGATCCTGCAAGCCACCGTATATCGACTTTTGGTGTTCCGACTTAGCAATAGCTCGCACAGGATTGCCCTGTAGAGTCTTGACCATAGTCATAAACAGCAGGGATTCGATGCCTACTTGATGGTTGGCTAGATAAAGAACTGGCTTACCATGCAAGGCTGCGAGCGCAGCCGGATCTTCCAAGTGAACCTGCCCTACAAACTGATAGGCCAAAGCCGTAAACACATCGTAGACGGTTTGCAGGCGCGCATCATCTTG
The Pseudobacteriovorax antillogorgiicola genome window above contains:
- a CDS encoding DUF4360 domain-containing protein; the protein is MLTEHLDLETPVLAFGLHDAWQVYKTIEEKGKDMKAIYFAKPAVAMMALIASHQSMATEAEVPEYVQVKSINAAGTGCPLGTIQKNISDDKKAFTMTFSEYFAEIYDGSFPGDSRRNCNLTIDLDFPEGWTYSLVSFDYRGYVFLDDQVEATAKAAYYFQSESEGVEFQSQITGFADEDYHFRDELGIDSVVWSPGCSGARRPLNLQTQIRVNNEENAGGEGFITVDSIDGEFTQKYGLVWRRCVDGPSEPSIPDWAFRPDYDGQFPLAPADLTIKDMTYNGSGCPIGTIANTISDDKKAFTLLFDSFIAEAGPGISLRDSRKNCQVTMDLDYPDGWTFALATFDYRGYMFLDDDVEARQSANYYFQGEAANITRADTVKGFADEDYHFRDVIPVDALMWAPCDKKRALNVNTSINVNNRKARSNSGLITVDSKDGQFAAYHALVWRKCN
- a CDS encoding YchJ family protein yields the protein MTETTCPCGSELNYSQCCGPFIEGQSKAPTPEALMRSRYTAFTLAKNDYLQLTWHPDTRPDELDDEPSDWIGLEIVSSETKEDSGQVEFIARLIHDGKLETLHEISEFELMGDQWVYVEGEFVNDGNHIKKIAKNEPCPCLSGKKFKRCHGAS